One stretch of Daphnia pulicaria isolate SC F1-1A chromosome 8, SC_F0-13Bv2, whole genome shotgun sequence DNA includes these proteins:
- the LOC124312630 gene encoding uncharacterized protein LOC124312630 — protein sequence MAAFEWDCDCGWSEWDLDSTEWTAASSSPASSSSKRPAPPPPPPPFFDLPPPPLPPSLQPPPELCSSAADHPLGLETCQAFLVSDAERQIPVDSSASTATIVVPAVVVLCIAFVIIGFIAWRFRKQKMNQKALLRCQQKTINGAGGVGVGGGMMDGMVPALLQGLNGRQVAAGIAGVNDDEDGVFYDELSYPPQFRAPNHPPAYEMKDVLLESTSPCHCTAHPLLGNGRNVRNGGCNAVGPRSGVGVGVGGGLMHCQQQQQPHYVTSPYRCGSHSPPSSTTPTIDDQHDCSWITEPVYEELPSGPEEDGRFSRDQRSRHRNDSVGINDSLRSQRGGSAYQRPSNYWSGAEEPGETDFFLPPSTWYHQQQTQHSTPILKGHMTTHGQVRKGRGGIQAAWREMESSPQLQPQQQQRTRGTSSSASQPNSGRRKRKVKSMKNPPAGSGGGVGAGLEILDHQNLHYHCTGLYRGLCPPEEPPFIAGENDPPVASLLDQDSPVPSEQLSTPTKTQPRYYYYSESDDYGVMNPPSRTLSNSRRGVQQQRHLSRVNRTIQPRSPTSVSSDNNKNVDLN from the exons ATGGCAGCTTTCGAATGGGACTGCGATTGCGGCTGGAGCGAATGGGATTTGGATTCGACGGAATGGACGGCCGCCAGCAGCAGtcccgccagcagcagcagcaaacggcCCGCACCTCCTCCGCCGCCTCCGCCTTTCTTCGACCTGCCACCTCCACCACTGCCGCCGTCACTTCAACCTCCGCCGGAATTGTGTTCGTCGGCAGCCGACCATCCATTGGGACTCGAAACTTGCCAAGCTTTTCTG GTAAGCGATGCCGAGCGTCAGATTCCCGTCGACAGCTCGGCTTCCACCGCTACTATTGTCGTTCcggccgtcgtcgtcctctGCATCGCCTTCGTCATTATCGGATTCATCGCCTGGAG GTTCCGGAAACAAAAGATGAACCAGAAAGCGCTTCTACGTTGCCAACAAAAGACGATCAACGGAGCCGGAGGCGTCGGAGTTGGAGGTGGAATGATGGACGGAATGGTGCCGGCCTTACTGCAGGGCCTCAATGGTCGTCAAGTGGCCGCTGGAATAGCGGGTGTCAACGACGACGAAGATGGCGTCTTCTACGATGAACTCTCGTACCCTCCGCAATTCCGCGCACCCAATCACCCGCCCGCTTACGAG ATGAAGGACGTGCTGCTCGAGTCGACTTCACCGTGCCACTGCACCGCTCACCCGCTGCTGGGCAACGGGAGGAACGTGAGAAACGGCGGTTGCAACGCGGTCGGTCCCCGCTCCGGCGTTGGCGTTGGCGTTGGCGGTGGTCTGATGCactgccagcagcagcagcagccgcactACGTCACGTCGCCTTACCGCTGCGGCAGTCACTCGCCGCCCTCGTCGACGACGCCCACTATCGACGACCAGCACGACTGCAGCTGGATTACCGAGCCCGTCTACGAAGAGCTGCCTTCCG GCCCAGAAGAGGACGGACGATTCTCGAGGGATCAGCGCTCACGACACCGGAACGATTCGGTCGGCATCAATGATTCATTACGCAGCCAAAGAG GTGGCTCTGCATACCAGAGGCCTTCGAATTACTGGAGTGGTGCGGAAGAGCCTGGGGAGACGGATTTCTTTTTGCCTCCGTCGACGTGgtaccaccagcagcagacgcAGCACAGCACTCCGATCCTGAAGGGTCACATGACCACTCACGGTCAAGTGAGGAAAGGACGGGGTGGCATCCAGGCCGCTTGGAGGGAGATGGAATCGTCGCCCCAGTtgcagccgcagcagcagcagcgcactcGAGGCACTTCAAGTAGCGCCAGTCAACCCAATTCCGGAAGGAGGAAGCGAAAAGTCAAGTCGATGAAGAATCCCCCAGCCGGAAGCGGTGGTGGAGTCGGCGCTGGATTGGAGATTTTGGATCATCAGAATCTCCACTACCACTGCACCGGACTGTACAGAGGTCTATGCCCGCCGGAAGAACCACCTTTCATCGCCGGAGAGAACGATCCTCCGGTCGCTTCTCTGCTGGATCAAGACAGTCCAGTGCCGTCGGAGCAGCTCAGCACGCCGACCAAAACGCAGCCGCGCTACTATTACTATTCGGAGAGCGACGACTACGGCGTGATGAACCCGCCGTCGCGGACGCTGTCCAATTCTCGGCGGGGAGTGCAACAGCAGCGCCATCTGTCGCGAGTCAACCGAACCATTCAGCCGCGCTCGCCGACGTCCGTGTCCTCGGACAACAACAAGAATGTCGACCTCAATTAG